The following coding sequences are from one Acidisarcina sp. window:
- a CDS encoding superoxide dismutase family protein yields the protein MKLKLLIAVSAACMALTAVANAASAHKVVVKMTTADGKDAGTVTLAQQPEGVAFKLNLQNLPPGEHGIHIHQNAKCDAPDFKSAGPHFNPSGKKHGTKNPAGPHEGDVPVNLTVGADGTDKTSFEMKTVSLKPDAPDSLFLNGGTAIVIHAQADDMMTDPAGNAGARIACGVITAAAK from the coding sequence ATGAAACTAAAGCTGCTGATCGCTGTTTCTGCGGCATGTATGGCTCTGACTGCCGTCGCGAACGCCGCCTCAGCCCACAAGGTAGTGGTGAAGATGACAACTGCCGATGGCAAGGACGCCGGCACTGTGACCCTGGCTCAGCAACCGGAAGGGGTCGCCTTCAAACTCAATCTGCAGAATCTGCCGCCGGGCGAGCACGGGATCCATATCCACCAGAACGCCAAGTGCGATGCTCCGGACTTCAAATCAGCCGGTCCCCACTTCAACCCCTCCGGGAAGAAGCACGGCACCAAGAACCCGGCAGGCCCTCACGAGGGCGATGTTCCGGTCAATCTGACCGTGGGAGCGGATGGCACCGATAAGACTTCCTTTGAGATGAAGACCGTGTCGCTTAAGCCCGACGCTCCAGACTCCCTCTTTCTCAATGGCGGAACGGCGATTGTCATTCATGCCCAGGCAGACGATATGATGACCGACCCGGCTGGCAATGCGGGAGCGCGCATCGCTTGCGGCGTAATCACGGCTGCGGCAAAGTAG
- a CDS encoding superoxide dismutase family protein, with amino-acid sequence MKFRPLLAVAAAAFVLLPAALQADPAAPATAAPVTVKMKTADGKDAGTITLTEKKGGVTFTLDLMNLPPGDHAIHVHQFPKCDPPTFATSGFHFNPSGKQHGIKNPAGSHEGDIPLSLKVKADGTEKSSFVVKTLSLEPSAANSVFANGGTSIVIHEGVDDMMTDPGGNSGARIACGVIAPPGA; translated from the coding sequence ATGAAATTCAGGCCCTTGTTGGCTGTTGCTGCTGCCGCATTTGTTCTGCTACCTGCCGCCCTTCAAGCCGATCCTGCTGCGCCCGCCACGGCTGCACCTGTCACGGTAAAGATGAAGACCGCCGACGGTAAGGACGCCGGCACCATTACCCTGACGGAAAAGAAGGGTGGAGTCACCTTCACTCTCGACCTGATGAACCTGCCACCGGGAGACCACGCGATTCACGTTCATCAGTTTCCCAAGTGTGATCCACCGACGTTTGCCACCTCGGGCTTTCACTTCAATCCCAGCGGCAAGCAGCATGGGATAAAGAACCCGGCAGGCTCCCACGAGGGAGATATTCCCCTCAGCCTGAAGGTGAAAGCGGATGGCACCGAAAAGAGCTCGTTTGTCGTGAAGACGCTGTCGCTGGAGCCATCGGCGGCAAACTCCGTCTTCGCGAATGGCGGAACATCGATCGTCATCCACGAAGGAGTGGACGATATGATGACGGATCCAGGCGGCAACTCCGGTGCGCGCATCGCTTGCGGCGTGATCGCACCTCCCGGGGCGTAG
- a CDS encoding EVE domain-containing protein → MPYLLKTEPDVYSFADLEREKETIWDGVANPQAVNFLAAMKPGNKLVIYHTGDVRTAVGIAKVLSVDTSDPKTPLVRIQAGRPLKNPKALSDIKKEKLFTDSPLVKQGRLSVVPLTEEQYEWLIA, encoded by the coding sequence ATGCCTTACCTGCTCAAGACAGAACCCGATGTGTACTCCTTCGCGGATCTGGAGCGTGAAAAGGAAACCATCTGGGATGGCGTTGCCAATCCGCAGGCGGTGAACTTTCTTGCCGCCATGAAGCCGGGAAATAAGCTCGTCATCTACCACACGGGAGATGTGCGCACGGCTGTGGGAATCGCCAAGGTGCTGTCGGTGGACACCTCCGATCCCAAGACTCCGCTGGTGCGTATCCAGGCCGGCAGGCCGCTAAAGAATCCAAAGGCCCTTTCGGACATCAAAAAAGAGAAGCTTTTCACGGACTCGCCTCTTGTGAAGCAGGGACGGCTCTCAGTCGTTCCGTTGACAGAGGAGCAGTATGAATGGCTGATTGCCTAG
- a CDS encoding S41 family peptidase yields the protein MPSRTRRTLFSLVVFFTACGFLGAVINKRVDAQSEADESTLRDSLRAFTSVYEIVEQNYAEPIDGDKPGKVVYDGAIPGMLRVLDPHSNFYDPKAYAKMREDQHGKYYGVGMLIQPQNNKIVVVTPFEGTPSFKAGIRPGDVIASIDGKVTDNMSSEDVANLLKGPKGTHVQVTMIREGAAKPLVFDLIRDEIPHNSIDLKYEVRPGVGYVHITNFQETTGRELNEALDNFGDLKGLILDLRSNPGGLLSEAVSVSDKFLHKGQIIVSQRGRAFPEQVYRASHGNGGREYPVVVLVNRGTASAAEIVSGALQDHDRALIVGETTFGKGLVQTVYQLSENTGLALTTYHYYTPSGRLIQRNYNGVSLYDYYYNHDGAPQQQDNTNREVKLTDSGRTVYGGGGITPDVKIDTPKSTHFQDILMEHQSFFNFAKHYLANRTVEKSFVVDDAVLSEFRQFLTSQQISYTPQDMNAVMDWVKTNIKAEIFTSQFGQLEGLRIRADWDPMINKAIGYLPQAQALEENARKVVTQKASIRSSAD from the coding sequence ATGCCGTCCCGCACTCGTCGTACGCTTTTCTCGCTGGTAGTCTTCTTTACCGCCTGCGGTTTTCTCGGCGCGGTGATCAACAAACGAGTCGATGCACAGTCGGAAGCGGACGAATCCACACTCCGCGACAGCCTGCGTGCATTCACCAGCGTGTACGAGATTGTGGAACAGAACTACGCCGAGCCGATTGACGGGGATAAGCCGGGCAAAGTTGTGTATGACGGTGCCATTCCCGGCATGTTGCGCGTGCTCGATCCGCACTCGAATTTTTACGATCCCAAGGCCTACGCGAAGATGCGCGAGGATCAGCACGGCAAGTATTACGGCGTCGGCATGCTGATCCAGCCGCAGAACAACAAGATCGTGGTCGTCACTCCGTTTGAGGGCACGCCATCCTTTAAGGCAGGAATCCGGCCGGGAGACGTCATTGCGTCGATTGACGGCAAGGTTACGGACAACATGAGCTCCGAAGACGTGGCCAACCTGCTGAAGGGGCCCAAGGGAACCCATGTTCAGGTGACGATGATCCGCGAGGGCGCGGCCAAGCCGCTGGTTTTCGACCTGATCCGCGACGAGATTCCCCACAACAGCATTGATCTGAAGTATGAGGTCCGCCCTGGGGTAGGCTACGTCCACATCACAAATTTCCAGGAGACGACCGGGCGTGAGTTGAACGAGGCTTTGGATAACTTCGGGGATCTGAAGGGGCTGATCCTGGATCTTCGCAGTAACCCCGGCGGTCTGCTCTCCGAAGCTGTTTCCGTCAGCGATAAGTTCCTGCACAAGGGGCAGATCATCGTCTCCCAGCGTGGCCGTGCCTTCCCGGAACAGGTCTATCGCGCGTCGCATGGCAATGGCGGCCGGGAGTACCCGGTGGTGGTGCTGGTGAATCGCGGCACGGCGTCGGCAGCCGAGATCGTCTCCGGTGCCTTGCAGGATCATGACCGCGCGCTGATCGTGGGTGAGACCACCTTTGGCAAGGGTTTAGTGCAGACTGTCTACCAGCTCTCGGAGAACACCGGGCTGGCGCTGACGACGTATCACTACTACACACCCAGCGGCAGGTTGATCCAGCGCAACTACAACGGCGTTTCGCTATACGACTACTACTACAACCACGATGGAGCGCCGCAGCAGCAGGACAACACCAACCGCGAGGTGAAGCTTACCGACTCCGGCAGAACGGTGTATGGGGGCGGCGGCATTACGCCGGATGTGAAGATTGATACTCCGAAATCGACACATTTCCAGGACATCCTGATGGAGCACCAGAGCTTCTTCAACTTCGCCAAGCACTATCTTGCCAATCGCACGGTGGAGAAGAGCTTTGTGGTGGACGATGCGGTGCTATCGGAGTTCCGGCAGTTCCTCACCAGCCAGCAGATCAGCTACACGCCCCAGGACATGAACGCTGTGATGGACTGGGTGAAGACCAACATCAAAGCGGAGATCTTCACTTCGCAGTTCGGCCAGCTTGAGGGGTTGAGGATTCGGGCGGATTGGGATCCCATGATCAACAAGGCAATCGGCTATCTGCCGCAGGCGCAGGCGCTTGAAGAGAATGCCCGCAAGGTTGTCACGCAGAAGGCCAGTATTCGCAGCAGCGCGGACTAG
- a CDS encoding sigma-70 family RNA polymerase sigma factor translates to MSTLEAACGQQRNQKWNRDHEIVSRVQRGDHGAFDELVVRHEGKLRSIALRLTGSPYDAEDVVQQSLMKAFEKIRNFRGDSQFSTWVTRIVMNESLMFLRQQRRDSCCRNPLIDEDGEVLPEAEVVSRELGPESIAEREELAVVLRNAIQGLPKAWSAVIFLHDIESRTIEETASTLGITVAAAKSRRLRARLELRRRLSRRVHHAARKSDS, encoded by the coding sequence ATGAGTACATTGGAGGCGGCTTGCGGGCAGCAGCGGAACCAGAAGTGGAACCGGGACCACGAGATCGTTTCCCGGGTCCAACGTGGGGATCACGGAGCTTTTGACGAACTTGTGGTGCGCCACGAAGGCAAGCTGCGCAGCATCGCCTTGCGGCTCACGGGAAGCCCCTACGACGCCGAGGATGTCGTGCAGCAATCCCTGATGAAGGCATTTGAAAAGATCCGGAATTTCCGGGGCGATTCGCAGTTTTCCACTTGGGTCACCCGCATCGTGATGAATGAAAGCCTCATGTTTTTAAGGCAGCAACGGCGGGATTCCTGCTGCCGTAATCCATTGATCGATGAAGATGGCGAGGTGCTACCCGAGGCGGAAGTGGTCTCCAGGGAATTGGGTCCCGAGTCTATAGCGGAGCGGGAGGAGCTTGCCGTGGTGTTGCGAAACGCGATTCAGGGGCTGCCGAAGGCCTGGAGCGCCGTCATCTTTCTTCATGATATCGAGTCCCGAACCATTGAAGAGACAGCTTCAACGCTGGGAATTACCGTCGCCGCGGCCAAGAGCCGCAGACTGCGTGCCCGGCTGGAGCTAAGGCGCCGTTTGTCGCGACGCGTGCATCACGCAGCGCGGAAATCCGACTCCTAA
- a CDS encoding HD domain-containing protein: protein MKDVYITDFAAHEDRAITSFFVATQKQVRTKKDGSPYLALILTDKTGQVEARMWDNVPECIPLFEQGEVVKVRAVVCRFDGRLQLKVERIRRAPQGEFDLGDFLPKTTKDVDELWRQLTNYVDSFHNPHLKALLNAFLEDEQIAAALRNAPAAKGMHHAWIGGLLEHIVSLMGIADLAAGHYPEINRDLLLTGVMLHDIGKLRELSWTTGFSYTMEGQLLGHITIGIGMVEKKLETLPDFPPKLRLLVEHMILSHHGQYEFGSPKLPMIPEAVLLHYLDDMDAKMQTIRSELERSAAQGKSADQFTDWVRAMERALLSTSGFLADEAGETDKSEAGESKEV, encoded by the coding sequence ATGAAAGACGTCTATATAACGGACTTTGCTGCACATGAAGACAGGGCGATCACCTCGTTTTTTGTGGCGACGCAAAAACAGGTTCGCACCAAGAAAGATGGCAGCCCATACCTGGCCCTGATCCTGACCGATAAAACCGGACAGGTGGAAGCGCGGATGTGGGACAACGTTCCAGAGTGCATTCCGCTCTTTGAGCAGGGCGAGGTCGTCAAAGTTCGCGCTGTCGTATGCCGTTTCGATGGCCGGCTGCAGCTTAAGGTCGAGCGCATCCGGCGTGCGCCCCAGGGCGAGTTCGATCTTGGAGATTTTCTTCCCAAGACGACGAAGGATGTCGATGAACTGTGGCGGCAGCTTACCAACTATGTAGACAGCTTTCACAATCCGCACCTGAAGGCGCTGCTCAACGCGTTTCTCGAGGACGAGCAAATTGCGGCGGCCTTGCGCAACGCACCCGCGGCCAAGGGCATGCATCACGCATGGATCGGCGGACTGCTGGAACACATTGTCTCGCTGATGGGGATTGCGGACCTAGCCGCTGGCCATTATCCGGAGATCAACCGCGATCTGCTGCTGACCGGGGTGATGCTGCACGACATTGGGAAGCTGCGCGAGCTGAGCTGGACCACGGGCTTCAGCTACACGATGGAAGGCCAGTTGCTCGGCCATATCACCATCGGCATCGGCATGGTGGAGAAGAAGCTGGAGACGCTGCCGGACTTCCCTCCAAAGCTGCGGCTGCTGGTCGAGCACATGATCTTGAGCCACCATGGCCAGTATGAATTTGGCTCTCCGAAACTTCCCATGATTCCGGAGGCGGTCCTGCTGCATTACCTGGACGATATGGACGCCAAGATGCAGACGATCCGCAGCGAGCTGGAGCGCAGCGCGGCCCAGGGAAAGAGCGCCGATCAGTTTACGGACTGGGTGCGCGCGATGGAGCGGGCCCTGTTGAGTACGAGCGGCTTTCTTGCCGATGAAGCAGGCGAAACAGACAAGTCCGAGGCTGGCGAATCCAAGGAAGTGTAG
- the aroC gene encoding chorismate synthase: MIRFSTAGESHGESLIALVSGLPAGLEVDLDFVNHELWRRQQGYGRGGRMRIEQDKAHVLSGVRHGKTIGSPVAIEISNHDWKNWEEILPVEAGDPAKHKAVASPRPGHADLAGALKYGFPDARYVLERASARESTARVAGGAFAKALLRSLGIEVASHVVRVGAVELEKTPSWGEIAALAHREEVLLNCTDPETEQRMKAEVDRAVKTGDTVGGIFEVVVHGAPAGIGTYANWDERLDGILAWTVMSLQAVKAVEIGRGVTAAHSFGSEVHDAIAYSDEEHAGQTRFIRDHNNAGGIEGGISNGEDIVVRGYLKPISTLRRPLASVSFATREVTKAAYERSDICVVPAAGVAAEAMVAFALAKLVMEKFGGDSAQELRRNYQGYLEQIHRF, translated from the coding sequence ATGATCCGTTTTTCCACTGCAGGTGAATCGCACGGCGAGAGCTTGATTGCTCTTGTATCGGGACTTCCAGCCGGTCTCGAAGTTGACCTCGACTTCGTGAACCACGAACTTTGGCGCCGCCAGCAGGGCTACGGCCGCGGCGGGCGCATGCGTATCGAGCAGGACAAGGCGCACGTACTCTCTGGAGTGCGGCACGGTAAGACGATCGGCTCGCCGGTGGCGATCGAGATATCGAACCACGACTGGAAGAATTGGGAAGAGATTCTTCCGGTTGAGGCAGGCGATCCCGCAAAGCACAAGGCTGTGGCCTCGCCACGTCCAGGCCACGCCGATCTGGCTGGCGCTCTGAAGTATGGCTTCCCGGATGCCCGCTATGTACTGGAGAGGGCCTCCGCTCGGGAATCGACAGCGCGTGTCGCAGGCGGTGCCTTCGCCAAGGCGCTGCTGCGTTCGCTGGGCATAGAAGTGGCCAGCCACGTCGTCCGCGTTGGCGCAGTGGAGCTGGAAAAGACTCCCTCCTGGGGAGAGATTGCGGCTCTCGCGCATCGCGAAGAGGTGTTGCTGAACTGCACCGACCCGGAGACCGAGCAGCGCATGAAAGCAGAGGTCGATCGCGCCGTAAAGACTGGCGATACGGTCGGCGGAATTTTTGAGGTGGTGGTCCACGGTGCGCCGGCCGGCATTGGCACCTATGCCAACTGGGACGAGCGCCTGGATGGCATTCTTGCCTGGACGGTCATGTCTTTGCAGGCCGTCAAGGCCGTCGAGATCGGCCGCGGCGTGACTGCGGCGCACTCCTTTGGCTCAGAGGTACACGACGCCATTGCCTACAGCGACGAGGAGCATGCCGGGCAAACGCGCTTCATCCGTGACCACAACAACGCAGGAGGCATCGAAGGCGGGATCTCCAATGGCGAGGATATTGTTGTACGCGGCTATCTGAAGCCGATCTCCACGCTGCGGCGGCCCCTGGCTTCGGTTTCGTTTGCGACCCGCGAAGTGACCAAGGCGGCATATGAGCGGAGCGACATCTGCGTGGTGCCAGCCGCGGGTGTGGCAGCAGAGGCCATGGTGGCCTTTGCCCTTGCGAAGCTGGTGATGGAAAAGTTTGGAGGCGATTCCGCTCAGGAACTCCGGCGCAATTATCAGGGGTATCTGGAGCAGATCCACAGGTTCTAA
- a CDS encoding peptidylprolyl isomerase: MILRSLQSPAVLLLSTALVATSALSQSTRSSSAPAQQPQSATQGVVVEDILARVNDQIITRSDYERADQQLQAEVRRNNGDVEARRKDLLRDLVDQQLLLSKGKELGITGETELIKQLDEIRKQNHLESMEDLEKAAQSQGVSFEDFKQNQRNAIITQSVVREEVGRHIQLSQSDVQRYYQAHKAEFDQPESVRLSEILIPTAETDDATKVAAAEAKANSIVAQLKGGADFSALAKSSSGGPTAPQGGDLGSFRRGSLAKVLEDKTFALDAGQNTDAIRTKQGFVILKVTEHVRGGAAPLSAVEQQVEEAAFMERMQPALRQYLTKLREQAFVDIKPGYIDSGASPNQTKPIYSAYTPPAPKKKKAALVRYRQTSHHRGRGAAAAAATADTATGPATGASEATTAAATSGAPGKQAASKPLAMKPGKKEKIRYGKAPRETLPVATTETEHLDAGAVPSSDQAAAEEPVVNPLEPVAPPQAKKRFSDRAKLPKAKKVKGPKVDPFAPPPVSEDEAATEKTQAAPLGLAGDTSKKPKKVKHTGEKVRYSKTTKAPEQPEAVPNVPETAQPAATPATPPQAAPAPVPQQ; the protein is encoded by the coding sequence ATGATTCTTCGATCCTTGCAGTCCCCGGCCGTGCTGCTTCTGAGCACCGCCCTTGTGGCCACTTCGGCACTCAGCCAATCTACCCGATCGAGCTCTGCCCCGGCGCAGCAGCCTCAGTCCGCTACCCAGGGAGTCGTGGTCGAGGACATCCTCGCCCGCGTCAATGACCAGATCATCACCCGGTCGGACTATGAGCGCGCCGATCAGCAGTTGCAGGCCGAAGTTCGCCGTAATAACGGAGACGTGGAAGCGCGCCGCAAGGATCTGCTGCGCGACCTGGTCGACCAGCAGCTACTGCTCTCCAAAGGCAAGGAGCTGGGCATTACCGGTGAGACCGAGCTGATCAAGCAACTCGACGAGATTCGGAAACAGAATCATCTGGAGTCGATGGAGGACCTGGAGAAGGCCGCGCAGTCGCAAGGGGTCTCTTTTGAGGACTTCAAACAGAATCAGCGCAATGCGATCATCACCCAGTCAGTAGTGCGGGAAGAGGTTGGGCGGCACATTCAACTGTCGCAGTCCGACGTCCAGCGCTACTACCAGGCACACAAGGCTGAGTTCGACCAGCCGGAATCGGTACGTCTGAGCGAGATTCTGATTCCAACAGCAGAGACGGACGACGCAACCAAGGTTGCCGCAGCTGAAGCAAAGGCAAACAGCATCGTCGCTCAGCTCAAGGGCGGAGCCGACTTCAGCGCATTGGCAAAGAGCTCTTCCGGCGGACCCACGGCACCGCAGGGTGGCGACCTGGGTAGTTTTCGCCGCGGGAGCCTGGCCAAGGTTCTGGAAGACAAGACCTTCGCCCTCGATGCGGGACAGAATACGGATGCGATTCGCACCAAGCAGGGCTTTGTGATTCTCAAGGTAACCGAGCATGTGCGTGGTGGCGCTGCGCCCCTCTCCGCGGTAGAGCAGCAGGTAGAGGAAGCGGCGTTCATGGAGCGCATGCAGCCCGCATTGCGGCAGTATCTGACAAAGCTACGCGAACAGGCCTTCGTCGATATCAAACCCGGCTACATCGACAGTGGCGCAAGTCCCAACCAGACAAAGCCGATTTACAGCGCGTACACACCCCCTGCTCCCAAGAAGAAAAAGGCAGCCCTGGTTCGCTATCGGCAAACGTCGCATCATCGTGGACGTGGTGCTGCGGCCGCCGCTGCCACTGCAGATACAGCTACGGGTCCCGCTACAGGTGCTTCAGAAGCAACAACCGCAGCAGCCACGAGCGGAGCACCGGGAAAACAGGCCGCCAGCAAGCCGCTGGCTATGAAGCCCGGAAAGAAAGAAAAGATCCGCTATGGGAAGGCTCCCCGGGAGACATTGCCTGTCGCGACGACCGAGACCGAGCATCTGGACGCCGGAGCAGTTCCTTCCAGCGATCAGGCGGCAGCAGAGGAGCCGGTGGTGAATCCGCTGGAGCCCGTGGCGCCCCCCCAGGCAAAGAAGCGCTTTAGCGACCGCGCCAAGCTGCCCAAGGCGAAGAAGGTGAAGGGTCCCAAGGTTGACCCCTTCGCTCCTCCGCCGGTCAGCGAAGACGAGGCGGCGACAGAAAAGACGCAGGCCGCTCCACTCGGGCTCGCAGGCGACACCTCCAAGAAGCCGAAAAAGGTGAAGCATACTGGCGAGAAGGTTCGCTATTCCAAGACCACGAAAGCGCCTGAGCAGCCCGAAGCGGTACCGAACGTTCCGGAAACTGCGCAGCCTGCTGCCACTCCGGCTACACCTCCCCAGGCAGCGCCCGCTCCAGTACCCCAGCAGTAA
- a CDS encoding TetR/AcrR family transcriptional regulator, translated as MTKDKIDPCATIEGESKDQPDIRLGALLDIAAEVFVSEGFEAASVGEIARRAKASKQTIYLHYPSKAELFQAVITWRVDATYCRIASLLISDDPPQKALMTFGAGLLDMVLEASAVGLLRLVYMESRRFPQLGELIYNQGAGRGLAKLESYIRKQRDLGRLRVEDTEIAAEQFLDMITGRLLMRAALGVAPNPSQRDKKSRVKAAVDVFLAAYGCEKG; from the coding sequence ATGACGAAAGACAAAATTGATCCCTGCGCGACGATCGAGGGCGAAAGCAAAGATCAGCCCGATATCCGGCTTGGCGCACTGCTGGATATTGCGGCAGAGGTCTTCGTGTCCGAGGGGTTCGAGGCAGCCAGCGTGGGCGAAATTGCCCGCCGCGCAAAGGCCTCCAAGCAGACGATTTATTTGCACTACCCGAGTAAGGCGGAGCTTTTTCAGGCGGTGATCACCTGGCGCGTGGATGCAACGTATTGCCGGATCGCAAGCCTTCTTATCTCGGACGATCCTCCGCAAAAAGCCCTCATGACCTTCGGTGCAGGCCTTCTGGATATGGTTCTCGAGGCCAGCGCCGTAGGGCTTCTGCGCCTTGTGTATATGGAGTCCCGGCGCTTTCCGCAGTTAGGCGAGCTGATTTACAACCAGGGCGCAGGCCGTGGGCTTGCAAAACTGGAGTCCTACATCCGGAAGCAGCGGGACCTGGGCAGGCTGAGGGTGGAGGATACAGAGATTGCCGCCGAACAGTTTCTGGACATGATTACCGGCAGGCTGTTGATGCGCGCCGCGCTCGGAGTAGCGCCAAATCCATCCCAGAGAGACAAAAAGAGCAGGGTCAAGGCGGCCGTCGATGTATTTCTTGCGGCCTATGGATGCGAAAAGGGGTGA
- a CDS encoding glycoside hydrolase family 5 protein, whose protein sequence is MRKFLCLLLFLCSIGAQAQGGFVHREGKNLVDASGKPLLLRGINLGNWLVNEGYMFRLDDGPQSGREIEAYFNELIGPVEAEEFWHEYRQQYITERDIDLIHRAGFNSVRIPLHYKFFLPGNEEGFALLDRVVEWSHKAGLYVILDLHCAPGGQTGTNIDDSWGYPWLYESPEEQQRTIAVWQRIAGHYRNNHTVLGYDMLNEPVPHFPALAKYKPMLEPLEKRIAHAIREVDGNHVIIATGAVWDSDFSVLGAPFDNNILYTFHKYWMPPVQDSIQSYVDFRERYQVPIWLGESGENKDEWVAQFVPLLEKNNIGWAFWPYKKMDQASCPVTFDRPPYWDEVVAYAKLPHGLGNVEKLVAARPSLEHSRAALNGLLHNIRYENTRVNPGYLKALGVEVPAK, encoded by the coding sequence ATGCGTAAATTTCTATGTCTGCTTTTGTTCCTTTGCTCGATCGGCGCTCAGGCCCAGGGAGGATTTGTCCACCGCGAAGGCAAGAACCTGGTGGATGCATCGGGAAAGCCGCTGCTGCTGCGTGGCATCAATCTCGGCAACTGGCTGGTGAACGAAGGCTACATGTTCCGGCTCGACGACGGCCCGCAATCCGGGCGCGAGATCGAAGCCTACTTCAACGAGTTGATCGGCCCGGTCGAAGCGGAAGAGTTCTGGCATGAGTATCGCCAGCAATACATCACCGAGCGCGATATCGACTTGATCCATCGCGCGGGATTCAACTCCGTGCGTATTCCGCTGCACTACAAGTTCTTCCTCCCCGGCAATGAGGAGGGCTTTGCGCTTCTGGACCGTGTGGTGGAGTGGAGCCACAAGGCGGGACTCTACGTCATCCTCGATCTGCACTGTGCGCCGGGCGGCCAGACGGGTACGAACATCGACGATAGCTGGGGCTATCCCTGGCTCTATGAAAGCCCGGAGGAGCAGCAACGCACCATCGCCGTCTGGCAGAGAATTGCCGGGCACTACCGCAACAACCACACCGTGCTGGGATATGACATGCTGAATGAGCCTGTCCCGCACTTTCCTGCGCTGGCGAAGTACAAGCCGATGCTGGAGCCGCTCGAAAAGCGCATCGCGCATGCCATCCGCGAGGTCGATGGCAACCACGTGATCATCGCAACGGGAGCGGTGTGGGACAGCGATTTCTCCGTGCTGGGTGCGCCGTTTGATAACAACATCCTCTACACCTTCCACAAGTACTGGATGCCGCCGGTGCAGGATTCCATCCAGTCTTACGTAGATTTTCGCGAGCGCTACCAGGTACCGATCTGGCTCGGGGAATCCGGCGAAAACAAGGACGAGTGGGTGGCGCAATTTGTCCCGCTGCTGGAGAAGAACAACATCGGCTGGGCCTTCTGGCCGTATAAGAAGATGGACCAGGCCTCATGCCCCGTGACCTTCGACCGGCCTCCTTATTGGGATGAGGTTGTGGCCTATGCGAAGCTGCCGCACGGCTTAGGAAACGTTGAGAAGCTTGTGGCGGCGCGGCCTTCCTTGGAGCACTCCCGTGCCGCATTGAACGGGCTGCTGCACAACATCCGTTACGAGAATACCCGCGTGAATCCTGGCTATCTGAAGGCTCTGGGAGTGGAAGTGCCTGCGAAGTAG
- a CDS encoding DmsE family decaheme c-type cytochrome gives MRCILFGLLLLSLGRPAPAQQASKQLKPGASQSATQVTATDYVGSETCTACHEEVSKKFGFNPHARLALEHGSQGVTCEGCHGPGKAHVDGGGDVSKIRSFKTLSKKQSDEVCLSCHSGQHANFERSRHAKNGVGCLNCHSVHQATSKANLLTLDQPNLCYTCHKKERAAFDQAFHHPVNNGQIKCSDCHDPHGTFQDTQLRSTADQSAVCTKCHADTAGPFAYEHPVVKTSGCMACHSPHGSPNPRMLRVSNVNTLCLQCHSSVNLAKFPNASSEQGGPVHNQSTQYVSCTTCHTQIHGSNTAYNFFR, from the coding sequence GTGCGTTGCATATTATTCGGGCTTCTTCTGTTGTCATTAGGGAGACCAGCGCCGGCTCAGCAAGCCAGCAAACAACTCAAACCTGGTGCCTCTCAAAGCGCGACTCAGGTCACTGCGACCGACTATGTCGGTTCCGAGACCTGCACTGCGTGCCATGAAGAGGTCTCGAAAAAATTTGGGTTTAACCCCCACGCCCGGCTCGCTCTCGAGCACGGCAGCCAAGGCGTCACCTGCGAAGGCTGCCATGGACCGGGCAAGGCGCACGTGGACGGCGGTGGCGACGTATCAAAGATTCGCTCATTCAAGACACTCTCCAAAAAGCAGTCGGACGAGGTTTGCTTGAGCTGTCACTCCGGCCAGCACGCCAACTTCGAGCGCTCCAGACACGCTAAGAACGGCGTGGGATGCCTGAACTGCCACAGCGTGCATCAGGCCACAAGCAAGGCCAATCTGCTTACGCTCGACCAGCCAAACCTCTGTTACACCTGCCACAAAAAAGAGCGGGCTGCCTTTGACCAGGCATTCCACCATCCGGTGAACAACGGCCAGATCAAGTGCTCGGATTGCCACGACCCGCACGGCACATTCCAGGACACGCAGTTGCGCTCGACCGCCGACCAGAGCGCGGTCTGCACGAAGTGCCACGCCGACACCGCCGGACCGTTCGCCTATGAGCACCCGGTCGTGAAGACGAGCGGATGCATGGCCTGCCACTCGCCTCACGGCTCGCCCAATCCGCGCATGCTGCGGGTGAGCAACGTCAACACGCTCTGCCTGCAGTGCCACTCCTCGGTCAATCTCGCCAAGTTCCCGAACGCCAGCTCCGAACAGGGCGGACCGGTGCATAACCAGTCCACGCAGTATGTCTCGTGCACGACGTGCCACACGCAGATTCACGGCTCGAACACGGCCTACAACTTCTTCCGGTGA